One window of the Macrobrachium nipponense isolate FS-2020 chromosome 22, ASM1510439v2, whole genome shotgun sequence genome contains the following:
- the LOC135198723 gene encoding pro-resilin-like → MKAFIVFALLSLAAADQRPPSNGYGAPPAPPSNEYGAPPSNSYGPPRNSYGVDPLAELAQNIPGGGVPGEDYPILASVPDTGFSCDAQNVPGYYADTDREAGCQVFHICQDRPNGRRQQDSFLCPNGTIFNQQYLVCDWWFNFDCADAEDFYSVNEQIGVVAYDPYGRSQNGNSNGNGNNGYGSNGNGNGRKNKNGKNNGNGKRNGNQNGNGYGSNGNGAPALPSNGYGPPAAPMNGYGAPAAPMNGY, encoded by the exons ATGAAGGCCTTTATAGTGTTTG CTCTTCTCAGCCTCGCAGCTGCTGACCAACGCCCTCCTTCCAATGGTTATGGAGCTCCTCCAGCTCCTCCAAGCAACGAGTATGGAGCTCCTCCAAGCAACTCCTATGGACCACCTAGGAACTCCTACGGAGTAGATCCTCTTGCTGAATTGGCACAGAACATTCCTGGTGGAGGAGTTCCTGGAGAAGACTATCCTATTTTGGCCTCCGTCCCTGACACCGGTTTCTCCTGCGATGCTCAGAATGTCCCTGGTTATTATGCCGACACCGATCGAGAGGCTGGCTGCCAGGTCTTCCACATTTGCCAGGATAGGCCCAATGGACGCCGTCAGCAGGACTCCTTCCTCTGCCCCAACGGCACCATCTTCAACCAACAGTACCTCGTCTGTGACTGGTGGTTCAACTTCGACTGCGCTGACGCTGAAGACTTCTACTCAGTCAACGAACAGATTGGCGTCGTTGCCTACGACCCTTATGGCAGAAGTCAAAACGGTAACAGCAATGGCAACGGTAACAATGGTTATGGTTCAAATGGCAacggaaatggaagaaaaaacaagaatggtAAGAACAATGGAAATGGAAAACGGAATGGAAACCAGAATGGTAACGGTTATGGTTCCAATGGCAATGGCGCACCTGCCCTTCCCAGCAATGGATATGGACCCCCAGCTGCTCCTATGAATGGCTACGGAGCACCGGCTGCTCCTATGAATGGATATTGA